The following coding sequences lie in one Rutidosis leptorrhynchoides isolate AG116_Rl617_1_P2 chromosome 4, CSIRO_AGI_Rlap_v1, whole genome shotgun sequence genomic window:
- the LOC139840199 gene encoding patellin-3-like, translated as MAEETLKTTAEAPATTTEVVAVVPETVPEKVEVTAVVEKEGPPESDVAEEKEKISESASFKEESNVAGELPDPQKKALDELKALVQEALNKHEFTAPPPPAKEEKPAEEVAPVKVEEAKTTDETPAETALVTTESSEPVECKKEETVAEVKEEVPEVKEPVPEVKEPVPEVKEEVSEVKEPVKEETEPVKEVTEPEVVEKKIETVEETIVATVTEETPAAPEEVSIWGIPLLADERSDVVLLKFLRARDFKVKEAFTMLKNVVAWRKEFGIESLLDEDLGSEQEKVVYMHGTDKEGHPVCYNAYGEYGNKELYNETFATEEKRTKFLRWRIQFLEKSIRKLDFSPDGINTIVQVIDFKNSPGPFQWELRQTTNQALQLFQDNYPEFIAKQVFINVPFLYVAFYKIISPFFTQRTKSKFVFAGPSKTAETLFKYIAPELVPVQYGGLSREGEQEFTSSDSVTEEIIKPATKHCIEFPATETCTLVWEAKVDYGVTYAAEFVPAVEGGYTVIVQKSRKIVASTDEPVICGSFKCGEPGKVVLTFDNQTSKKKKLLYRSKTKVTTD; from the exons ATGGCTGAAGAGACGTTGAAAACTACGGCGGAAGCTCCGGCAACCACGACGGAAGTTGTTGCCGTGGTTCCCGAGACGGTACCGGAGAAAGTTGAAGTGACTGCCGTTGTTGAAAAAGAGGGACCTCCGGAATCCGACGTGGCGGAGGAGAAAGAGAAGATATCTGAATCGGCGTCGTTTAAAGAAGAATCTAACGTTGCCGGTGAATTACCAGATCCTCAGAAAAAAGCTTTGGATGAACTTAAAGCTTTAGTTCAGGAAGCACTTAATAAGCATGAGTTCACCGCTCCTCCGCCGCCGGCAAAGGAGGAGAAACCGGCTGAAGAGGTAGCTCCGGTTAAGGTTGAAGAAGCTAAAACCACTGATGAAACTCCGGCAGAGACAGCGTTGGTGACGACGGAGTCGTCTGAACCTGTTGAGTGCAAAAAAGAAGAGACAGTCGCGGAGGTGAAAGAAGAGGTACCGGAAGTGAAGGAACCGGTACCGGAAGTGAAGGAACCGGTACCGGAGGTGAAAGAAGAGGTTTCGGAAGTGAAGGAACCGGTAAAAGAGGAGACTGAACCGGTGAAAGAGGTGACAGAACCGGAGGTGGTAGAGAAAAAAATTGAAACGGTTGAGGAAACAATCGTGGCAACGGTGACGGAGGAAACGCCGGCGGCACCAGAAGAGGTATCAATTTGGGGAATTCCGTTACTGGCTGACGAACGAAGTGACGTCGTTTTGCTAAAATTTCTCCGAGCACGTGACTTCAAAGTGAAAGAAGCTTTTACTATGCTGAAAAACGTCGTCGCATGGCGCAAAGAGTTCGGAATTGAATCATTACTAGATGAAGATTTAGGATCTGAACAGGAAAAAGTTGTGTATATGCACGGAACTGATAAGGAAGGGCATCCAGTTTGTTACAACGCTTATGGTGAATATGGAAACAAAGAATTATACAATGAAACGTTTGCAACTGAGGAGAAAAGAACCAAGTTTCTTCGATGGAGGATTCAGTTTCTTGAAAAAAGTATCAGGAAACTTGATTTTAGTCCTGATGGTATTAATACAATTGTACAAGTTATTGATTTCAAGAATTCGCCTGGGCCGTTTCAGTGGGAGTTGAGGCAGACAACTAATCAAGCTTTACAGTTGTTTCAGGATAATTATCCTGAATTTATTGCTAAACAG GTGTTTATCAACGTGCCGTTTCTGTACGTTGCTTTTTATAAGATTATTAGTCCCTTTTTCACTCAAAGGACTAAGAGCAAGTTTGTGTTTGCTGGACCTTCAAAGACTGCTGAAACCCTTTTCAA GTACATAGCACCCGAATTGGTTCCTGTTCAATATGGTGGGCTTAGCCGTGAAGGAGAGCAAGAATTCACATCGAGTGACTCAGTTACTGAAGAGATCATTAAGCCTGCAACCAAACACTGCATCGAGTTCCCTGCTACTGAG ACTTGCACATTGGTATGGGAAGCCAAAGTGGACTATGGAGTTACATACGCAGCCGAATTCGTGCCTGCAGTTGAAGGTGGTTACACCGTGATCGTGCAAAAGTCAAGAAAGATTGTAGCCAGCACCGATGAGCCAGTGATCTGTGGAAGCTTCAAATGTGGCGAACCAGGTAAAGTGGTGCTCACTTTTGACAACCAAACCTCAAAGAAGAAAAAGCTCTTGTATAGGAGCAAGACCAAGGTGACCACTGATTAA